The sequence GTGTGCCCGCAGGAAGCAGCTGACCCTGCAGTCCATGCGGGTGTACGATGAGAGGCAGAAGAAGGAAAACCCCACCTCGGACGAGTCGTCCAACGAGCAGACGGCCTTCAAGTGCTTCGCCCAGTCCTCCTGCCCCGCCGTGCCCGCTGTCGGCACCTCCAGCCTCAAAGGTGAGACCTGTGGCCCCCAgaccctgctgtgtcccctcGGGGAGAGCCTGGGTGCCTGCTCTGTGAGAGGACGGATCCCGGCCTGCACCCCTGTCCACTGGCACCAGcgtttcttccttccttccttctttccttcatctttccttctttcctctgttttctctctttgcgCTCtcctcttgtttctttctcttctttatctctgttcttttctcctccctctcggctttctttcccttctttctttcccttctttctttcccttctttctttcccttctttctttcccttctttctttcccttctttctttcccttctttctttccgtctccccctctttttctttcccttctttctttccgtctccccctctttttctttcccttctttctttccgtctccccctctttttctttcccttctttctttccgtctccccctctttttctttcccttcatctttccgtctccccctctttttctctctctctgccctcctcactctctccctctccccccagcctccctctcctcccGCCGCACGTTCATTCCTCCCCTCCTTGGTTCAGAAAGGAGCCAGCTCCGAGTCAAGGGAGCAAAGACAGACCACGGGGCAAAAGTTCAAAACTGGAGTCACTCCATTAATATTCCTCTCTGAATCTGTTATTAGAGGAAGGATCTTTCCCCTGGATACAGTCCCGAACTTTGTTATAGAAAAGTCACCCTCGATTTCTCTCCGTGCAGGGTTGGGAGCTGTCTGCAGTTCTCTCACATGTATTAATCCAtccagaggcgggggggggatgcaggggggaggaggaaacaacctcttttttgttgctgctttacTCGTTTGTTTAAAGTCCTGCCGAGCtgaggggaggggagctgggaggggacccgAAAAGCAAACCAGAGCTTCGCACCTGGGGCGCTGAAATTAGGAGATGAAGTGCAGAGGAATCCAGCGCAGCCGTGCATGcgtttggggaggaggaggaggaggaaggggggggggggggtccagggggtgATGGATgcgggtggtggtgtgtgtgtgctcAAAGTTTGCCCGTCGAAAGGGCTTGAAAAACTTTGGCAAAGTTCTTAGGAGAGACATCCCCAAGGCCTTCCAACCCCGCCGGGAGGAGGCTGCTGTCCCTGCcgcgcccggggagggggggtcccgggggctcCCCGGCGGAGCGGAGCCGCTGCCCCCGGGCCCGCCAGGCTGTGGGGGGTGTCGCTCCTCCGGCCTCCGCTCTCCTCCGCAGCCGGTTTTGCTGCGCTGTGTAAAACTCGAGTCGGTTTGGATGGGGCGGGCAGTGGGAGCCGGGGTTGcaattatttatataataataataaaaaaggaagtatttacATTCAAATCCCTGGCCGGCCAGGAAGCTTCTctgccccctctcccagcccgACGGGGGTTTTAGGGACGTGCAGTGCCGGATCCCAGCCCGGGGCTCCCCTTTGTCTTGCAGATCTCTGCCCCAGCGAGGGTGACAGCGATGCGGACAGCAAAGACGATCCCTTGCTAGAAGCCACCGAGTCGGGCAAAATCAGCAcgaccaccgccaccaccaccccagtgCCCGCCAGctccgccgcggcggcgggagacGACCCCCGGGAGAAGGGGGGCAGCCCCTCCAAAAGCCACTTCTTCCCCGGTGATTCGGCGGGGAGTCGGAGCCGAGAGAGGACGGAGAAAGCCCCTCCGGACTCCCGGCACAGCCCGGCTACTATCTCTTCCAGCACCCGGGGGGGAAGTTTGAGCGGCGAGGAACTGAAAAGCCCCCTCAGGGATGGGCCCAAAGTAGATGAGAACCGGCTGCTGGGTAAAGAGCCCTTCGCCCCCCTCACGGTGCAGACCGACAGCACGGCCCACCTGAGCCAGGGACACTTGCAGAACCTCggcttcccccctgccctggccggCCAGCAGTTCTTCAACCCGCTGGGGAACGGGCACCCGCTGCTGCTGCACCCCGGGCAGTTCGCCATGGGGGGGGCTTTCTCCGGCATGGCCGCGGGTATGGGGCCACTGCTCGCCACCGTCTCCGGGGCGTCCGCCGGTGTCTCGGGACTGGACAACACGGTGATGGCCACGGCGGCGGCCCAGGGACTCTCGGGAGCATCGGCGGCTGCTTTGCCTTTCCATCTGCAGCAGCACGTCCTGGCTTCTCAGGTAcagcatcccccccgcccccgctgccgCTCCGGAGCAGGGAGGGGTCCGTCccgggagaggggagggggggagcagcggggcacCCCCCCCTTTAGCCTCCCTGCTGTGGGTTCCCCCCCCGGCTCTCTCTGCAGGCGCCCATTTTGGGGGAAGGTCGGAGGTGGGAAAGCCCcaaagtgcgtgtgtgtgtgggcagCTTGAACTCCCAGAGCCCTTCCACCCGCCCCCTGTCCTCTGCCTCCTGTGCTCCCGGGGACATTGTGCTGGGGCCAGGCCTCTGtgtcgtgcccccccccccccgccccctccaggGGGTCTTGGCGACTcccccggggcagcccctgcccgcagcTCCGCGGTGCGGGACGCGTCCCAGCCTGTGGAGCGGAGCCGccggccggcgggggggcgggatacccagggctgccctgcgcgggggtggtggtggctccCTGTGGTTCCTGCAGGGAGACGGAGTTTCCCCCAGCGAAAGAAAATCTCCCTGTGGAGGAGAGTAGGGGGAGAGACGCCACAGCCCTAATTTAATTTTGCCCCCGTTGGGCCACGACCCCCGCCCCCAGCGAGAGGGGGTCCGGCTGGATGGGGGCCGTGCAGGGCAGAAGCCTCAGCAGGGGCTgccttgggggcgggggggtgggttgTGTGCTCCGTGTGGTTTTGACCTCGGCACCGGGAGGACGGGGGTTCACCCCCTCCTGTGGGCGGCTTTCGatgtgcggggtggggggggagggtgggtgcCGTGGAGCATCCCCcggtgtgtggggagggggatgtgCAGGCCGGTaaccctttctctctccttcccttcccccccgctccccccccccgcagggccTGGCCATGTCTCCCTTCGGCAGCCTCTTCCCCTACCCCTACACCtacatggcggcggcggccgccgcctccaGCGCCGCCTCCAGCTCGGTGCACCGGCACCCCTTCCTCAACGCCGTGCGGCCGCGGCTCCGCTACAGCCCCTACCCGctgcccgtccccctccccgaCGGCAGCAGCCTCCTCACCACCGCCTTGCCCGGCCTGGCCACCGGTTCCGGCGAGGGCAAAGCCGGGGGGTTGACCACCAGCCCCGGTTCCGTGCCCCTGGACTCCGCTTCGGACCTCACCAGCCGCTCGTCCACCCTCTCCTCCGGCTCCGTCTCCCTCTCCCCCAAACTGGGAGCAGACAAAGAGGCGGCCACCAGCGAACTGCAAAACATCCAGCGCCTGGTCAGTGGGCTCGACCCCAAGCAGGACAGATCCCGCAGCGGCTCCCCGTAAccccccccttctgccccccggCCTCCGGGAGCTCATTTCAAATCAGTCTCGCAGTGCACTTTGTTTGAAAGAAACCACATCCTTCACCCgcgagttgtttttttttttaccccctcttttattttatttttctttcccctttctcttttttttttttttttaatataaagtccCCCGGCGTTGTGTGCGCTCTTATCAGCAAAAAGGTATCTGGCGAAgcaggggcgggagggggggggggggaggcgtgaggggagggagggggtcgGGGATGGGGGAGCGGAGCCGAGGTGGGAGAGCTGGGTCGGAGCAGACTGGCCCGGCCGGGtcacccgtggggctgtggcatcctcctttcctttttatttttattttttaaactgtgtaaaaacgaaacaaaacaaaacaaaaaaacacaaaaaaaaaggaaaaaaaaaaacaccttaaaagcaaaaataaaacaacgacaaaaaaatcaaacaaacgtatgaataaaaattcagtaagagaagtgactttttttttttttttttcgttccgGAAGAAAAGTGTGTAAGTAACTCGCATATCGGTTCTTCAACAGTTGTTTCCTGGGTGGGTTGTTAACGACACCCCCCTTGGTCAATATTAAGGGAAGCTgtgtgtttaaaatattattgtgATGTCTGAGAGCCAGTCCGTGGCTTTTTTTGCATGTTCCATagtagtctgcttttttttttgggggggggggtggggagttaatttttttatttcggtggggttttgttgtttatttttaatgctcGTTTcaaatcccagggaaaaaaaaatattattaataataataaaaacaaaaataagaccCTCGTCCCTCTACCTTAAACATCCTTCCTGTAGCAACAACGGTAAGAAGTGTagttggaaaggaaaaaaaagaaaaaagtgaatttattttatCTAAAAACGTCTGTAGCTTGACTGTAGGTTTATCACAGCTTTCCCTC comes from Larus michahellis chromosome 13, bLarMic1.1, whole genome shotgun sequence and encodes:
- the TBX3 gene encoding T-box transcription factor TBX3, with product MNIPMRDPVIPGTSMAYHPFLPHRAPDFAMSAVLGHQPPFFPALALPPNGAAALSLPGALAKPIMDQLVGAAETGIPFSSLGHQAAAHLRPLKTLEPEEEVEDDPKVHLEAKELWEQFHKRGTEMVITKSGRRMFPPFKVRCTGLDKKAKYILLMDIVAADDCRYKFHNSRWMVAGKADPEMPKRMYIHPDSPATGEQWMSKVVTFHKLKLTNNISDKHGFTILNSMHKYQPRFHIVRANDILKLPYSTFRTYVFPETEFIAVTAYQNDKITQLKIDNNPFAKGFRDTGNGRREKRKQLTLQSMRVYDERQKKENPTSDESSNEQTAFKCFAQSSCPAVPAVGTSSLKDLCPSEGDSDADSKDDPLLEATESGKISTTTATTTPVPASSAAAAGDDPREKGGSPSKSHFFPGDSAGSRSRERTEKAPPDSRHSPATISSSTRGGSLSGEELKSPLRDGPKVDENRLLGKEPFAPLTVQTDSTAHLSQGHLQNLGFPPALAGQQFFNPLGNGHPLLLHPGQFAMGGAFSGMAAGMGPLLATVSGASAGVSGLDNTVMATAAAQGLSGASAAALPFHLQQHVLASQGLAMSPFGSLFPYPYTYMAAAAAASSAASSSVHRHPFLNAVRPRLRYSPYPLPVPLPDGSSLLTTALPGLATGSGEGKAGGLTTSPGSVPLDSASDLTSRSSTLSSGSVSLSPKLGADKEAATSELQNIQRLVSGLDPKQDRSRSGSP